A genomic region of Methanomassiliicoccus sp. contains the following coding sequences:
- a CDS encoding GTP-binding protein, whose amino-acid sequence MEKKKIIRKICLLGDGGVGKTSLISRYVLNSYSDEYIRSIGTRVSKKVIEYDDCELTLMIWDVLGQKSQKTLHAAYYRGANGVLLVCDNAREETLLHLPMWKQDLMEVTGSIPLIAIINKADLGSALSKDALAQVCSALGKSPMYTSAKSGEGVQEAFETLGSEIIEVSK is encoded by the coding sequence ATGGAGAAGAAGAAGATCATCCGAAAGATATGTCTGCTGGGTGATGGTGGGGTCGGTAAGACCAGCTTGATCAGCCGTTACGTTCTTAACAGCTACAGCGACGAATACATCAGGAGCATAGGCACCAGGGTCTCCAAGAAGGTCATAGAGTACGACGATTGTGAGCTCACACTGATGATATGGGATGTGCTCGGGCAGAAGTCCCAGAAGACGCTGCATGCAGCATATTACAGGGGGGCCAACGGCGTGCTGCTGGTCTGCGACAATGCCCGGGAGGAGACGTTGCTGCACCTTCCCATGTGGAAACAGGACCTGATGGAGGTCACTGGAAGTATCCCTCTTATCGCCATCATAAACAAGGCGGACCTGGGGAGCGCTCTCAGCAAAGATGCCTTGGCCCAGGTATGCTCTGCTTTGGGGAAGAGCCCCATGTACACTAGTGCCAAGAGCGGGGAGGGCGTGCAGGAAGCGTTCGAGACCCTGGGCTCAGAGATAATCGAGGTATCCAAATGA
- the hdrB gene encoding CoB--CoM heterodisulfide reductase subunit B, whose amino-acid sequence MAKKYALFLGCVAPARYPGIESSTREVCKELGIELVELEGAGCCPAPGVIKSFEQDAWLAIAARNLALAQKTGADILTICNGCFGSLFDAAHILHNDPEKLRSVNKILREVGLEYNGETKVHHFAEMVYKEIGLDTVKSHIKAPLEMNVAVHYGCHFLKPSNIKQLDDPERPKILDELVEVTGAKSIEYKDKQMCCGAGGGVRSGNPALATKFTEEKLKNLKAAGAQYIIDVCPFCHLQFDRTQKELGTYSFPVIHLSQLYGLAMGVPKERLGLDIQEIPGNF is encoded by the coding sequence ATGGCTAAGAAGTACGCATTGTTCCTCGGTTGCGTCGCACCCGCCAGGTACCCTGGGATTGAATCCTCGACCCGTGAGGTGTGCAAGGAGCTGGGCATTGAGCTTGTGGAGCTTGAGGGTGCCGGCTGCTGCCCCGCCCCCGGTGTCATCAAGTCGTTCGAGCAGGATGCATGGCTGGCCATAGCGGCCAGGAACCTCGCCCTTGCCCAGAAGACGGGCGCAGACATCCTCACAATTTGCAACGGCTGCTTCGGCTCGCTGTTCGATGCCGCCCACATCCTGCACAATGACCCTGAGAAGCTCCGCAGCGTCAACAAGATCCTGCGCGAGGTCGGCCTGGAATACAATGGTGAGACCAAGGTTCATCATTTTGCTGAGATGGTCTACAAGGAGATCGGCCTGGACACCGTCAAGTCCCACATCAAGGCCCCCCTAGAGATGAACGTGGCCGTCCACTACGGCTGCCACTTCCTGAAGCCCAGCAACATCAAGCAGCTTGACGACCCTGAGCGCCCCAAGATCCTCGATGAGCTGGTCGAGGTGACCGGCGCTAAGAGCATCGAATACAAGGACAAGCAGATGTGCTGCGGCGCCGGCGGCGGCGTCAGGTCCGGGAACCCGGCCCTGGCCACCAAGTTCACCGAGGAGAAGTTGAAGAACCTCAAGGCCGCGGGGGCGCAGTACATCATCGATGTGTGTCCTTTCTGTCACCTTCAGTTCGACAGGACCCAGAAGGAGCTGGGGACCTATTCCTTCCCCGTGATCCACCTTTCGCAGTTGTATGGGCTTGCGATGGGGGTCCCCAAGGAAAGGCTGGGCCTGGACATCCAGGAGATACCCGGTAACTTCTAG
- a CDS encoding insulinase family protein — translation MKNEILIERTPGGIPVVMERLPSSHSASFSVYFGHGSRDETKEQAGIAHMLEHMLFKGTVNRTAKQMAEEIESAGGETNGYTTKEVTTYQSFSLDETVGIAQDILADMVLNPKLDKDCLVTEKNVVTQEIRMLENDPEENIHVQFLETLWGEHPMGRSEAGSAETVASLTVKDVRSFFEERYRPPYMAVVATGNIEHAQVVDWAGRSFDYLERSNGNRSRDPPKPLARFMVYPRDDAQAYVGMGFPGLSTVSPDRFAQRLLTSVLGMGTSSRLFQAVRERSGLVYEIFSSSASYTDCGAVSVFYNTSVKDQEKVARLVAQEIRKLKTEGLEEGELMRAKRLVKGIYVRRLESTETRMVRLGEMFMSTGNVLSADEYLKMMDQVTEEQVVAMADRLMDRKKLSIAMHAPGKESEKAAKNLEDLDF, via the coding sequence GTGAAGAACGAGATACTTATCGAGAGGACCCCCGGCGGCATTCCGGTGGTCATGGAGAGACTACCCAGTTCTCATAGCGCTTCATTCTCGGTGTACTTCGGGCATGGGTCCCGCGACGAGACCAAGGAACAGGCGGGTATCGCCCACATGCTCGAGCACATGTTATTCAAGGGGACAGTTAACCGCACCGCAAAGCAGATGGCGGAGGAGATAGAGTCCGCGGGCGGCGAGACCAACGGTTACACCACCAAGGAGGTCACCACTTATCAGTCCTTCTCCTTGGATGAGACGGTGGGCATAGCCCAGGACATCCTTGCGGACATGGTGCTGAACCCCAAGCTGGACAAGGACTGCCTGGTCACCGAGAAGAATGTGGTGACCCAGGAGATACGTATGCTGGAAAACGATCCTGAGGAGAACATTCACGTCCAGTTCCTGGAAACGTTGTGGGGGGAGCACCCCATGGGCCGCTCCGAGGCCGGCTCCGCGGAGACGGTGGCGTCCCTAACGGTCAAGGATGTGCGTTCGTTCTTCGAGGAGAGGTACCGCCCTCCGTATATGGCCGTGGTGGCCACAGGCAACATCGAGCACGCCCAGGTCGTGGACTGGGCTGGCCGCAGCTTCGACTACCTGGAACGCTCCAACGGCAACCGTTCCCGAGACCCCCCCAAGCCCCTGGCGAGGTTCATGGTTTATCCCCGGGACGATGCCCAGGCATACGTGGGTATGGGCTTCCCGGGCCTGAGCACGGTGAGCCCCGACCGCTTCGCCCAGCGACTCCTCACCTCGGTCTTGGGCATGGGCACATCATCTCGCCTGTTCCAGGCGGTCCGGGAGCGCTCGGGCCTGGTCTACGAGATATTCTCATCATCGGCCAGTTATACGGACTGTGGAGCGGTGAGCGTGTTCTACAACACCTCGGTGAAGGACCAGGAAAAGGTGGCCAGGCTGGTGGCCCAGGAGATAAGGAAGCTCAAAACGGAAGGACTGGAAGAAGGTGAGCTCATGAGGGCCAAGCGCCTGGTCAAGGGGATCTACGTCCGCCGCTTAGAGAGCACAGAGACAAGGATGGTCCGGCTGGGCGAGATGTTCATGTCCACAGGGAACGTTCTTTCAGCGGACGAATACCTTAAAATGATGGACCAGGTCACCGAGGAGCAGGTGGTCGCCATGGCCGATCGTCTAATGGACAGGAAGAAACTGTCCATCGCCATGCACGCGCCGGGTAAGGAGAGCGAGAAGGCGGCCAAGAACCTGGAGGACCTGGACTTCTGA
- a CDS encoding ArsA family ATPase yields MRILIYTGKGGVGKTSVAAATALKAARMGYRTVLMSTDAAHSVSDSLEMPLSGQITAVEKNLDAIEIDMLYELETRWKEIQRYVSSFLMSQGMDGITSKEMAVLPGMELMSALFYVEDFYKRDAYDVVVMDTAPTGETLRLLSFPEISEWYTEKLYGVFRNMMKIARMTVGKVMSTPLPSEELLGDIASMGDRMMAVQKILQDPEVTSIRLVVNPEKMVINETKRAFTYMCLYNLTVEALIVNRVIPSDAGDFFKEKLEEQERYLKIIQESFDPLTILRAYQLPSELVGIKSLEKLGEMVFGDIDPTTHFSRVKPMEIYTNDGMDIISLNLPFTMKEGVNLYKVGDNLLVEVGHYRRSISLPTSFARKEPKRAEFKDGRLLIMFEGEDDGRRGKH; encoded by the coding sequence TTGAGAATTTTGATATATACGGGGAAGGGCGGTGTGGGCAAGACCTCCGTGGCTGCCGCCACTGCCCTGAAGGCCGCAAGGATGGGTTACAGGACGGTCCTGATGTCGACCGATGCAGCACATTCCGTGTCCGATTCTCTGGAAATGCCCCTCTCGGGACAGATAACCGCCGTGGAGAAGAACCTCGATGCCATCGAGATCGACATGCTCTATGAGCTAGAGACCCGCTGGAAGGAGATACAGAGGTACGTCTCCAGTTTCCTCATGTCCCAGGGCATGGACGGCATCACATCCAAGGAGATGGCCGTCCTCCCGGGTATGGAGCTCATGTCTGCCCTGTTCTACGTCGAGGACTTCTACAAGCGAGATGCCTATGATGTCGTGGTCATGGACACCGCGCCCACAGGCGAGACGCTGCGTCTTCTCAGTTTCCCCGAGATATCTGAATGGTACACCGAGAAACTTTACGGCGTGTTCCGGAACATGATGAAGATCGCCCGCATGACCGTAGGCAAGGTGATGAGCACTCCCCTGCCCTCCGAGGAGCTTCTCGGCGACATCGCTTCCATGGGGGATCGCATGATGGCCGTACAGAAGATACTCCAGGACCCTGAGGTCACCTCGATACGCCTGGTGGTCAACCCTGAGAAGATGGTCATCAATGAGACCAAGCGGGCCTTCACCTACATGTGCCTCTACAACCTTACGGTGGAAGCCCTCATCGTCAACCGGGTCATCCCTTCGGATGCCGGAGATTTCTTCAAGGAGAAGCTGGAGGAACAGGAGCGCTACCTCAAGATAATCCAAGAGTCCTTCGACCCCCTCACCATCCTCAGGGCCTACCAGCTCCCGTCCGAGCTTGTTGGCATCAAATCGCTGGAGAAGCTTGGGGAAATGGTCTTCGGGGACATCGACCCCACCACGCATTTCTCACGGGTGAAGCCCATGGAGATCTACACCAACGATGGCATGGACATTATATCCCTGAACCTGCCATTTACCATGAAGGAGGGCGTGAACCTTTACAAGGTAGGTGACAACCTTCTGGTGGAGGTGGGGCACTACCGTCGCTCCATATCTCTCCCGACCAGCTTTGCCAGGAAGGAGCCGAAGCGGGCGGAGTTCAAGGACGGAAGATTGCTGATAATGTTCGAAGGTGAGGACGATGGAAGAAGAGGGAAACATTGA
- a CDS encoding hydrogenase maturation protease produces MTHRTLVLGIGSPIMCDDAIGIRVLQELEKMGVPGVDLEEACTSGLDLIEIMLDYDRVIIVDAIIKSGKPPGTVMVMGPEAFSDTVHGTNPHEANVATTLELGRTLQPDRFPQEVKFVAVEANDVFTLSEVMTPELEAALDRTVQTVLELVKND; encoded by the coding sequence ATGACCCACCGAACGCTTGTCCTAGGGATCGGAAGTCCCATAATGTGCGATGATGCCATCGGCATCAGGGTTCTGCAGGAGCTGGAGAAGATGGGCGTCCCTGGTGTGGACCTCGAGGAGGCTTGCACGAGCGGCCTTGACCTCATAGAGATCATGCTGGATTACGACAGGGTCATCATCGTGGATGCCATCATCAAGTCCGGGAAGCCCCCTGGGACGGTCATGGTCATGGGCCCGGAGGCGTTCAGCGACACCGTCCATGGCACCAATCCTCACGAGGCCAATGTGGCCACCACCCTGGAGCTGGGCAGGACGCTGCAGCCGGATCGCTTTCCCCAAGAGGTCAAGTTCGTGGCTGTGGAGGCGAACGACGTTTTCACCTTGAGCGAGGTCATGACGCCCGAGCTGGAGGCAGCATTGGACAGGACGGTGCAGACGGTCCTGGAACTGGTAAAGAACGATTGA
- the hdrC gene encoding CoB--CoM heterodisulfide reductase subunit C, with product MLCFQCGTCSGSCPSGRLTSYRTRKLIRKAQLGLEDEVLQSPDLWMCTTCYACMERCPRGVEIVDIITILRNKAVSKGIMSDEHKKVGQYLLANGATIPLNPKYEEIRERLGLPRRPVNTLGDKKALEDFQKVLKATGFDKLIGGD from the coding sequence ATGTTGTGCTTCCAGTGCGGTACCTGCAGCGGGAGCTGCCCCTCCGGCAGACTGACCTCCTACAGGACCCGAAAGCTCATCCGCAAGGCCCAGCTCGGCCTGGAGGACGAAGTCCTGCAGTCCCCTGACCTGTGGATGTGTACCACCTGCTACGCATGCATGGAACGCTGCCCCCGCGGCGTCGAGATCGTGGACATCATCACTATCCTGCGCAACAAGGCGGTAAGCAAGGGCATTATGTCCGATGAGCACAAGAAGGTCGGACAGTACCTACTGGCCAACGGAGCGACCATCCCCCTGAACCCCAAGTATGAGGAGATCAGGGAGAGGCTCGGTCTGCCCCGCCGCCCCGTGAACACCCTGGGCGACAAGAAGGCCTTGGAGGACTTCCAAAAGGTCCTGAAGGCCACTGGCTTCGACAAGCTCATCGGAGGTGACTGA
- a CDS encoding 30S ribosomal protein S3ae, which produces MAVKKAKTAARKVKDKWKAKEWYKLYAPRMFNQVELGETPSSEPSALMGRNTEVTVHELTGDFSKMHIKIRFRVSDIRGLEAHTSFVGHDLTSDYVRRLTRRKRTKTDHVVDVRTKDGFLLRVKPMSITEQRIQAAQETAIRNIMDKTLTDLAATMTVSELVKAIITGDMSKELSNAAKVIIPIKRIEVRKSEVLEVGTVAADEPSIQERFGQEAAAQAAAQAEAVAEEAPAESEEPSEDEETEEEEVSEESEEEEN; this is translated from the coding sequence ATGGCGGTCAAGAAGGCAAAGACGGCGGCTAGAAAGGTCAAGGACAAGTGGAAGGCAAAGGAGTGGTACAAGCTCTACGCTCCCCGGATGTTCAACCAGGTGGAACTTGGAGAGACCCCCAGCTCCGAGCCCTCAGCCCTGATGGGCCGCAACACCGAGGTCACCGTTCACGAGCTCACCGGGGACTTCTCCAAGATGCACATCAAGATCCGCTTCAGAGTTTCCGACATCCGTGGTCTGGAGGCCCATACCAGCTTTGTGGGTCATGATCTAACAAGCGATTACGTCCGCAGGCTCACTCGGAGGAAGAGGACCAAGACCGACCATGTCGTCGATGTACGCACCAAGGATGGCTTCCTGCTCCGGGTCAAGCCCATGAGCATCACCGAGCAGAGGATCCAGGCCGCTCAGGAAACGGCCATCAGGAACATCATGGACAAGACCCTCACCGATCTCGCAGCCACCATGACGGTGTCCGAGCTGGTCAAGGCCATTATTACCGGTGACATGTCCAAGGAGCTCTCCAATGCCGCTAAGGTCATCATCCCCATCAAGAGGATAGAGGTGCGCAAGAGCGAGGTCCTGGAGGTCGGTACCGTCGCAGCCGACGAGCCCAGCATCCAGGAGAGGTTCGGCCAGGAGGCCGCCGCTCAGGCTGCGGCCCAAGCCGAGGCCGTCGCCGAGGAAGCTCCCGCCGAATCGGAAGAGCCCTCAGAGGATGAGGAGACCGAGGAAGAAGAGGTCTCCGAAGAGAGCGAAGAAGAAGAGAACTGA
- a CDS encoding LysR family transcriptional regulator → MSVREVRLEPSVTLRVGSVLLTERQLQVIQAIHEEGSQNRAARRLGVSPPVLHRYLAQIEAKVGARLVQATPRGTKLNEEGERIALEYRALTRRMAPSTKLVVGGTIVTEELLLRALSRADPQGECGLIISDDRWNLEDFQAGLMDIIVLDDPLFLFDLEGVHWQEVATDRLLHVNKGPRYARFLYGAQRIGFRHLETQGIEHRIERTFRSPEMLIRSDLSFFLNESLALRRGIKLRSDTDPGFLAHQINAVYRKGTPAVRRIVAEIRRAGRKV, encoded by the coding sequence ATGTCCGTCCGGGAGGTGAGACTGGAGCCGTCGGTCACGCTGAGGGTGGGTAGTGTCCTGTTGACAGAGAGGCAGCTGCAGGTCATCCAGGCAATCCATGAGGAAGGCAGCCAGAACCGGGCTGCCAGAAGATTGGGGGTGTCCCCACCGGTCCTCCACCGATACCTGGCGCAGATCGAAGCCAAGGTGGGCGCTCGCCTAGTCCAGGCCACCCCCCGGGGCACCAAGCTCAACGAAGAGGGAGAGCGCATCGCCCTGGAGTATCGTGCTCTGACCAGGCGCATGGCCCCCTCCACCAAGTTAGTGGTAGGAGGGACCATCGTCACCGAGGAACTGCTGCTGCGGGCTCTCAGCCGGGCCGACCCACAGGGGGAATGTGGCCTCATAATATCGGACGACAGGTGGAATCTGGAGGACTTTCAGGCGGGATTGATGGATATTATCGTGCTCGACGATCCCTTGTTCCTTTTCGATCTCGAGGGGGTGCATTGGCAGGAGGTGGCCACCGACCGCCTGCTGCACGTGAATAAAGGGCCGCGGTATGCCCGGTTCCTCTATGGTGCGCAGAGGATAGGCTTTCGTCACTTGGAGACACAGGGCATTGAGCACCGCATCGAACGAACCTTCCGTTCCCCGGAGATGCTGATAAGGTCCGATCTGAGCTTCTTCCTTAACGAGTCGCTGGCGCTGAGGAGGGGTATAAAGCTCCGCAGCGACACCGATCCTGGGTTCCTCGCACACCAGATAAATGCCGTCTACAGGAAGGGGACACCCGCGGTACGGAGGATCGTGGCGGAGATCAGGCGCGCTGGAAGAAAGGTATGA
- a CDS encoding TIGR00296 family protein, translating into MGTSVNDMEGELAVRIARQAVEAEVRGRSDHRVDAPASFREKRGAFVTLNTYPDLSLRGCIGFPEPIYSLASALVQAAHHACHDPRFDDLRAEELDGIVVEVSILSPPQEVRVVERRELPGEIVIGRDGLIIEYGPYRGLLLPQVPVEWDWNVEEFLAHTCNKAGLPPEMWLDERTKVYKFEGEIFHELTPRGQVQRKDIAHGSGH; encoded by the coding sequence ATGGGTACGAGCGTGAACGATATGGAGGGAGAGCTGGCGGTCAGGATCGCGAGGCAGGCGGTGGAGGCCGAGGTCAGAGGTAGGTCAGACCATCGCGTGGACGCACCGGCAAGCTTCCGGGAGAAGAGAGGGGCCTTCGTCACCCTGAACACCTATCCTGATCTCTCTTTACGGGGATGCATCGGTTTCCCGGAGCCCATCTACTCACTGGCTAGCGCCCTCGTGCAAGCGGCCCATCATGCCTGCCACGATCCTCGCTTCGATGACCTGAGGGCAGAGGAGCTCGATGGCATAGTGGTGGAGGTATCCATACTCAGCCCTCCCCAGGAGGTCCGCGTGGTGGAGCGTAGGGAACTGCCCGGGGAGATCGTGATCGGCAGGGACGGCCTCATCATTGAATATGGTCCGTACCGCGGTCTCCTCCTCCCGCAGGTGCCCGTGGAGTGGGACTGGAACGTCGAGGAGTTCCTCGCCCACACCTGCAACAAGGCGGGACTGCCACCAGAAATGTGGTTGGACGAGCGTACCAAGGTCTATAAGTTCGAGGGAGAGATATTCCACGAGCTGACCCCGCGGGGTCAGGTGCAGAGGAAGGATATCGCTCATGGATCTGGTCATTGA
- a CDS encoding CBS domain-containing protein: MTNYFYRCPVIFNMKEERARDIYVEEIMTRVPITCCPDLTAKDIGSLMRLWKVGSIIITVEGRPVGIVTEKDLVEKIVAEDKLPGVITAQEVMSAPVVTIGPHESVADAGRKMARLHLRRLPVVDNGELLGIITENDITRLSPTLIEITREWENINAPLMDRRGLGAFIGYCERCEAYSYDLRRNGGVSGKASMLCPDCRDLLVQERPE, translated from the coding sequence TTGACCAACTATTTCTACCGCTGCCCCGTTATTTTTAACATGAAAGAGGAGCGGGCACGAGACATCTACGTTGAGGAGATCATGACCAGGGTCCCCATAACCTGTTGCCCGGACCTGACCGCGAAGGATATTGGTTCCTTGATGCGCTTGTGGAAGGTGGGTTCCATCATCATAACCGTGGAGGGACGGCCGGTGGGCATTGTCACCGAGAAGGACCTGGTGGAGAAGATCGTGGCCGAAGATAAGCTGCCGGGCGTGATCACGGCTCAAGAGGTCATGTCCGCGCCCGTGGTCACCATCGGCCCCCATGAGAGCGTGGCGGATGCGGGAAGGAAGATGGCCCGCCTGCATCTGCGTCGCCTGCCCGTGGTAGATAACGGTGAGCTTCTGGGCATAATCACAGAGAACGACATCACCCGCTTGTCGCCCACCCTCATCGAGATCACAAGGGAGTGGGAAAACATCAACGCCCCCTTGATGGACCGGAGGGGGCTGGGCGCGTTCATAGGCTACTGCGAGAGGTGCGAGGCCTACTCCTATGACCTGAGGAGAAACGGAGGAGTGTCGGGGAAGGCATCCATGCTCTGCCCGGACTGCCGCGATCTCCTCGTCCAGGAACGGCCGGAGTGA